From Megalobrama amblycephala isolate DHTTF-2021 linkage group LG8, ASM1881202v1, whole genome shotgun sequence, the proteins below share one genomic window:
- the hs2st1b gene encoding heparan sulfate 2-O-sulfotransferase 1 isoform X2 — translation MARHEVREVEQRQTRDSLRDSPALPEIEDLVIIYNRVPKTASTSFTNIAYDLCGKNRFHVLHINTTKNNPVMSLQDQMRFVRNVTSWREMKPGFYHGHVAYLDFTKFGIKGKPVYINIVRDPIERLVSYYYFLRFGDDYRPGLRRRKQGDKKTFDECVSSGGSDCTPEKLWLQIPFFCGHYSECWNVGSRWALEQAKYNLVNEYLLVGVTEELEDFIMMLEAALPRFFRGATELYRTGKKSHLRKTSEKKPPTKESISKLQQSNIWKMENEFYEFALEQFQFVRAHSVREKDGELYLLAQNFFYEKIYPKVN, via the exons ATGGCCAGACACGAGGTGCGAGAAGTGGAGCAGAGACAGACACGGGACAGCCTGCGGGACTCTCCAGCATTGCCTGAAATTGAGGATCTGGTCATCATCTATAACCGTGTGCCCAAGACTGCCAGCACATCCTTCACCAACATCGCATATGACCTGTGCGGAAAGAACCGCTTTCATGTTCTCCACATCAACACCACCAAGAACAATCCGGTCATGTCCCTGCAGGACCAG ATGAGGTTTGTAAGGAACGTGACGTCCTGGAGAGAAATGAAACCAGGTTTCTACCATGGCCATGTCGCCTACTTGGACTTCACAAA gTTTGGTATCAAGGGGAAGCCGGTTTACATCAACATTGTACGGGACCCCATCGAGAGGTTGGTGTCTTACTACTATTTTCTCCGATTTGGAGATGATTATCGGCCAGGTCTCAGACGGAGAAAGCAGGGGGACAAAAAG ACGTTTGATGAGTGTGTATCGTCAGGAGGTTCTGATTGCACTCCTGAGAAGCTTTGGTTACAGATCCCGTTCTTCTGTGGCCATTACTCGGAGTGCTG GAATGTTGGCAGTAGGTGGGCTCTTGAGCAGGCCAAGTATAATTTGGTGAATGAATATCTGCTTGTGGGAGTGACTGAGGAGCTGGAAGATTTTATCATGATGCTTGAGGCAGCGCTGCCACGTTTCTTCAGAGGAGCAACTGAGCTCTACCGCACAG GTAAGAAATCTCACTTGAGGAAAACAAGCGAGAAGAAACCTCCTACTAAAGAGTCCATCTCAAAGCTGCAGCAGTCCAACATATGGAAGATGGAGAACGAGTTCTATGAGTTTGCGCTGGAACAGTTTCAGTTTGTGCGTGCTCACAGCGTCAGGGAAAAAGATGGAGAGCTTTACCTGCTGGCTCAGAACTTCTTTTACGAGAAAATCTATCCAAAAGTAAACTAG